Proteins from one Oncorhynchus tshawytscha isolate Ot180627B linkage group LG16, Otsh_v2.0, whole genome shotgun sequence genomic window:
- the LOC112234275 gene encoding leukocyte elastase inhibitor — MAAVSVANTNFTLALFKKITEKNKKGNVLYSPLSISAALAMVFLGASGNTATQMSETMCFNKATGDIHVSFGKLIHDLNLQGAPYSLRLANRLYGEQSYQFVETFLGDTKKHYNAELEAVDFKSNAEASRKNINAWVEKQTSEKIKDLLPEGVVDHLTRLVLVNAIYFKGNWCKKFKGASTSDAQFKLNKNECKPVKMMCQTAKFPLAFIPEANCQILCLQYEGNELSMFIILPNDMEDHVTGLQKLEKLLTYEKIVAWTRPDMMDTVEVQVGLPKFKLEETLDLKDLLISMGMTDAFDLSKGDFSGLSPSNDLELSEVVHRAFVEVNEEGTEAASVTAAIMGMRCALRTPKFVADHPFLFFISHNTESILFYGRYCSP; from the exons ATGGCAGCCGTGTCTGTAGCCAATACTAACTTCACCCTGGCGTTGTTCAAGAAGATCACAGAGAAAAACAAGAAGGGCAATGTTTTGTACTCCCCTCTCAGCATCTCCGCTGCCCTCGCCATGGTTTTTCTGGGTGCCAGTGGCAACACTGCTACTCAGATGTCAGAG AcgatgtgcttcaacaaagctaCGGGTGACATCCATGTTAGCTTCGGCAAACTCATTCATGACCTGAACCTGCAAGGAGCCCCATACTCACTGAGACTGGCCAATCGCCTGTACGGAGAACAGTCTTACCAGTTTGTTGAG ACTTTCCTCGGGGACACCAAGAAGCACTACAATGCTGAGCTGGAGGCTGTGGACTTCAAGTCCAACGCGGAGGCTTCTAGAAAGAACATTAATGCTTGGGTGGAGAAGCAGACCTCTG AGAAAATAAAGGACCTGTTGCCGGAGGGGGTTGTCGACCACCTGACCAGACTGGTGTTGGTGAACGCCATCTACTTCAAAGGCAACTGGTGTAAGAAGTTCAAGGGGGCCAGCACCAGCGATGCCCAGTTCAAACTGAACAAG AATGAGTGTAAGCCAGTGAAAATGATGTGTCAGACGGCCAAGTTCCCCCTAGCCTTCATCCCTGAGGCCAACTGCCAGATCCTGTGTCTGCAATACGAGGGGAACGAACTGAGCATGTTCATCATACTCCCCAACGACATGGAGGACCACGTCACTGGTCTGCAGAAG CTGGAGAAGCTGCTGACCTATGAGAAAATTGTGGCGTGGACCAGGCCTGACATGATGGACACAGTGGAGGTTCAGGTGGGCCTGCCTAAGTTCAAGCTGGAGGAGACCCTTGACCTGAAGGACTTGCTGATCAGCATGGGCATGACGGACGCCTTCGACCTCTCAAAGGGAGACTTCTCGGGCTTGTCGCCCAGCAACGACTTGGAGCTGTCCGAGGTGGTGCACAGGGCCTTTGTGGAGGTCAACGAGGAGGGCACAGAGGCGGCAAGTGTCACGGCCGCCATCATGGGGATGCGCTGTGCCTTGAGGACCCCCAAATTTGTGGCTGACCACCCCTTTCTCTTCTTCATCAGCCACAACACCGAGAGCATTCTGTTCTATGGTCGCTACTGCTCCCCTTAG